One genomic region from Esox lucius isolate fEsoLuc1 chromosome 24, fEsoLuc1.pri, whole genome shotgun sequence encodes:
- the LOC117592785 gene encoding protein piccolo-like — protein sequence MTKATLTVKPNPVYPGETVTLTCSVGSYSDWRYKWYKDSKDTVVSQSERHTVTGDTLTMSRASESDQGLYWCQGERDSRLKSTSSSQPVSITVNGLPMTSVSVSPHGLLYSGETVTLQCDISDYTDWTYWWYRNKQLLSPGSPSKTITTLSDQVSQYQCQGRRTDRPQSSQRSVSLHISVTGIKPKAKVSSDKKDILIGDSMTLTCTVESSGWRFYWYRPRQDSEPVATTSGSSYTLSQVSVSDGGQYRCRAGRGDPVYYTQYSETVHIQVTAKIKATLLVKPNPVYPGETVTLNCSVGSYSNWRYKWYKDSNGTVVSLSDRHTVTGDTLTISRASESDQGLYWCQGERDSRPKSTSISQPYSEPVHIQVSVNGSSTSVLVGVVVGPVVAAVLLTIFLVLLCRYKKSKGSSSDRIFWPVHPQSTNQDPQQDQGYTQVQLLDAGYTGQLYVPAPLPAKPPFSAPRPAKPPVSAPRPAKPPVSAPRPAKPPVSAPRPAKPPVSAPLPAKPPVSAPRPLPPESTQMVYALCLPTPRGSLLRAPATSPTPVLMYILSCGGVLPLPAPEVVPSPALLVLPPLAPLTPLPALAPVPPPPAPVHPAPTDTPPLPGYSMADPRPGSVPSPHPKAVPPPDPVLGSPFRGGPSSLSSKAGRPPMLRFVLLT from the exons ATGACTAAAGCTACACTGACTGTAAAGCCAAACCCAGTGTATCCTGGAGAGACAGTCACTCTGACCTGTTCAGTTGGGTCCTACAGTGACTGGAGATATAAGTGGTACAAAGACAGTAAAGATACTGTAGTATCCCAGTCTGAAAGACACACTGTAACAGGAGACACCCTCACCATGAGTAGAGCTTCTGAGTCTGACCAGGGTCTCTACTggtgtcagggagagagagactccaGACTCAAATCTACCTCCAGCAGTCAACCAGTCAGTATCACTGTGAATG GTCTGCCCATGACTTCAGTGAgtgtctctcctcatggtctcctctattctggagagactgttactctgcagtgtgacatatcAGACTACACAGACTGGACATACTGGTGGTACAGAAATAAACAACTACTGAGTCCTGGTTCACCTTCTAAAACCATCACCACTCTGTCTGACCAGGTgagtcagtaccagtgtcagggGAGAAGAACAGATCGTCCCCAGTCGTCACAACGCAGTGTTTCCCTCCACATCAGTGTCACTG GTATTAAGCCAAAGGCCAAAGTGAGTTCAGACAAAAAGGACATATTGATAGGAGACAGTATGACACTGACCTGTACTGTAGAGTCTTCTGGATGGAGGTTTTACTGGTACAGACCCAGACAAGACTCTGAACCAGTAGCTACAACCTCTGGATCCTCCTACACACTCAGccaggtcagtgtctctgatggaggacagtacaggtgtagagctgggagaggagaccctgtcTACTACACCCAGTACAGTGAAACAGTCCACATTCAGGTTACTG CTAAGATTAAAGCTACACTGTTGGTAAAGCCAAACCCAGTGTATCCTGGAGAGACAGTCACTCTGAACTGTTCAGTTGGGTCCTACAGTAACTGGAGATATAAGTGGTACAAAGACAGTAATGGTACTGTAGTATCCCTGTCTGACCGACACACAGTAACAGGAGACACCCTCACCATCAGTAGAGCTTCTGAGTCTGACCAGGGTCTCTACTggtgtcagggagagagagactccaGACCCAAATCTACCTCCATCAGTCAACCT tacagtgaaccagtTCACATACAGGTTTCTG TAAATGGATCCTCTACATCAGTCCTAGTAGGAGTGGTTGTGGGTCCGGTTGTTGCTGCTGTTCTACTGACCATCTTCCTGGTCCTGCTTTGTCGATATAAAAAGAGCAAAG GTTCCTCTTCTGACAGAATATTCTG gcCCGTCCATCCCCAGAGCACCAACCAGGACCCCCAACAGGACCAAGGATATACCCAGGTTCAGTTActtgatgctgggtatacaggtcagctATATG TCCCTGCTCCGCTGCCTGCCAAACCCCCGTTCTCTGCTCCGCGGCCTGCCAAACCCCCGGTCTCTGCTCCGCGGCCTGCCAAACCCCCGGTCTCTGCTCCGCGGCCTGCCAAACCCCCGGTCTCTGCTCCGCGGCCTGCCAAACCCCCGGTCTCTGCTCCGCTGCCTGCCAAACCCCCGGTCTCTGCTCCGCGGCCGCTGCCACCAGAGTCCACCCAAATGGTCTATGCTCTCTGCCTGCCAACCCCCAGAGGGTCCCTGCTCCGAGCCCCTGCCACCTCCCCTACTCCTGTCCTTATGTACATTCTGTCCTGTGGCGGGGTGCTACCTCTTCCTGCTCCCGAGGTGGTGCCGTCACCTGCTCTCCTTGTTCTTCCTCCGCTGGCTCCTTTAACTCCTCTACCAGCTctggctcctgttcctcctccaccggctcctgtcCATCCTGCTCCGACTGATACTCCGCCACTTCCTGGTTACTCCATGGCGGACCCTCGGCCCGGTTCTGTTCCCAGTCCCCATCCCAAGGCGGTGCCTCCACCTGATCCTGTTCTTGGGTCCCCGTTCCGAGGTGGACCCTCCTCCTTG TCTTCTAAGGCCGGACGCCCTCCAATGCTGCGCTTTGTGTTGCTCACGTGA